In Micromonospora sp. NBC_01813, the following are encoded in one genomic region:
- a CDS encoding PepSY domain-containing protein, protein MRRAVLAAIVAVGVGVPLAVGTAMASADDDRRVVRSGNSSVVATATSGSGSGSGFEIDIDPELDARFGPRPVNAVQAAQIVEQAFPGARVTEAELDEENGGPIWEMEFILNGREREVDVDAVTGDILRDDD, encoded by the coding sequence ATGCGACGGGCAGTGTTGGCGGCGATCGTGGCCGTGGGTGTCGGGGTGCCGCTGGCGGTGGGCACCGCCATGGCTTCGGCCGACGATGACCGGCGGGTGGTCCGCAGCGGTAACAGCTCAGTAGTCGCCACCGCCACCAGCGGCAGCGGCAGCGGCAGCGGTTTCGAGATCGACATCGATCCGGAGCTGGACGCGAGGTTCGGTCCGCGCCCGGTCAACGCGGTGCAGGCGGCCCAGATCGTGGAGCAGGCGTTTCCCGGTGCACGGGTGACCGAGGCCGAACTGGATGAGGAGAACGGCGGGCCGATCTGGGAGATGGAGTTCATCCTCAACGGTCGGGAGCGCGAGGTGGATGTCGACGCGGTCACCGGCGACATCCTCCGCGACGACGACTGA